One Mycolicibacterium goodii genomic region harbors:
- a CDS encoding HAMP domain-containing sensor histidine kinase, giving the protein MRRLRFPAFIRSASLRTRVAVAAAAAASAVVAAFTILTSVVLANNDAAQLDRRLDAIVDASINPEHLQDPQRGVLTTGRTRTAGQVVFQRGFQLPALPPGTATVEVNGVEYRVRTVEVPQQGGILMSIGIRADSILLSANRIPLYSAVGVVTVLVAAGLGWLLAGPAIRPLRKLTEHTSKLGSGGPDTLPEVRGVREAEDLSEAMSGMLTRLAAAQRATTNSLQAAQDFAANAAHELRTPLTAMRADLDTLRIHNLPEDERAEVVADLSRAQRRVEAIITALGQLASGQLAQAEDRELIDITDMLDRVARENTRADAGVRIEVHADDDVGLVLGWPGGLRIAVDNLVRNAITHGEANRIVVSAHRTGQMLTIVVDDNGRGLPVDEHETVLGRFRRGSTAVAGGSGLGLALVAQQAELHGGQIKLSDGPLGGLRATLTVSIAPSGPPDQPA; this is encoded by the coding sequence GTGCGGCGCCTGCGCTTTCCCGCGTTCATCCGGTCGGCATCGTTGCGCACCAGGGTGGCTGTCGCGGCTGCCGCGGCGGCCTCGGCCGTGGTCGCGGCGTTCACGATCCTCACGTCAGTGGTGCTGGCCAACAACGATGCCGCACAACTCGATCGGCGGCTCGACGCGATAGTCGACGCCAGCATCAACCCCGAACATCTACAGGATCCGCAGCGCGGCGTGCTCACCACCGGGCGCACCCGTACCGCCGGCCAGGTGGTGTTCCAGCGCGGCTTCCAGCTGCCGGCGCTGCCGCCGGGCACCGCCACCGTCGAAGTCAACGGTGTGGAATACCGCGTGCGCACCGTCGAGGTCCCGCAGCAAGGCGGCATCCTGATGTCGATCGGGATCCGTGCCGACAGCATCCTGTTGAGCGCCAACCGGATCCCGCTCTACTCCGCGGTCGGGGTGGTGACGGTCCTGGTGGCCGCCGGTCTGGGCTGGCTGCTCGCGGGTCCGGCGATCCGGCCGCTGCGCAAGCTGACCGAGCACACCTCGAAGCTCGGCAGCGGCGGCCCCGACACCTTGCCCGAGGTGCGCGGCGTCCGTGAGGCCGAGGATCTCTCGGAGGCGATGTCGGGCATGCTGACCCGGCTGGCTGCGGCGCAACGCGCGACGACGAATTCCCTTCAGGCCGCGCAGGACTTCGCGGCCAACGCGGCCCACGAACTGCGGACCCCGTTGACCGCGATGCGTGCGGACCTCGACACACTGCGCATCCACAACCTGCCCGAGGACGAGCGGGCGGAGGTGGTGGCCGACCTGTCGCGCGCGCAACGGCGAGTCGAGGCCATCATCACCGCACTGGGACAGCTCGCGTCGGGCCAGCTGGCGCAGGCCGAGGACCGCGAACTCATCGACATCACCGACATGCTGGACCGTGTGGCGCGCGAGAACACCAGGGCCGACGCCGGTGTCCGGATCGAGGTGCACGCCGACGACGATGTGGGTCTGGTCCTGGGCTGGCCCGGCGGCCTGCGGATCGCCGTCGACAACCTGGTGCGCAACGCGATCACGCACGGCGAGGCGAACCGGATCGTGGTGTCGGCGCACCGCACCGGCCAGATGCTGACGATCGTCGTCGACGACAACGGCCGCGGACTACCGGTCGACGAACACGAGACCGTGCTGGGCCGGTTCCGCCGCGGCAGCACCGCGGTGGCGGGCGGTTCAGGACTCGGGCTCGCGCTGGTGGCGCAGCAGGCCGAACTGCACGGCGGTCAGATCAAGCTTTCCGACGGTCCGCTCGGCGGTCTGCGCGCCACGCTGACGGTGTCGATCGCACCGAGCGGCCCGCCGGATCAACCGGCCTGA